tgaggatttttgttttctttacgttgaggagtaatccatactgaggactgtggtctttgatctttattaataagtgcttcaagctctctacactttcagcaagcaagtttgtgccatctgcataacgcaagttgttaatgagtcttcctccaatcctgatgtcccattctttttcatatagtccagtttctcagattatttgctgagcatacagattgaataggtatggtgaaagataccaccctgacgcacaactttcctgactttaaaccactcggtatcgccttgttctgcctgaacaactgcctcttgatctgtgtacaggttccttttgagcacaattaagtgttctggaattcccattcttcttaatactatccataatatgttatcatccacagagtcgaatgcctttgcttagtcagtaaaacacaggtaaacatccttctagtattctctgctttcagccaggatccatcttatatcagcaatgatatccctggttccacatcctcttctgaatccagcctgaatttttggcagttccctgtcgatttaCTGCTGTAgtcgcttttgaaagatcttcagcaaaattttgcttgcttgggatactaatgatattgtttgataatttctgcatttggttgcattacctttcttgggaacaggcataaatatggatctcttccagtcagttgaccaggtagctactgtcctccaaatttcttggcatagacgagtgagcacttccagggctgcatctgttttttgaaacatctcaattgatgttccgtcaattcttggagccttgttttttgccaatgccttctgtgcagcttggacttcttccttcagtgccattggttcctgatcatatgctacatcttgaaatggttgaacatcgaccaattctttttggtataatgactccatgtattccttccatcttcttttgatgcttcctgtgttgtttaatattttccccacagaatccttcactattgcaactcaaggcttgaattttttttcagttcttccagcttgagaaatgcctagtgtgttcttcccttttggttttctatctccagctctttgcacatgtcattataatactttattttttcttctagaacaaccctttgaaatcttctgttcagttcttttagtttaacatttcttccttttgttttactgctctgtgttcaagagcaagtttctgagtctcttcttatatccatcttgctcttttcttcctttcctgtcttttcaatgacctcttgctttcctcatgtatgatgtccttgatgtcattccacaactcatctggtcttcgggcattagtgttcaacatgtcaaatccattctttacatggtctctaaattcaggtgggatatactcacggtcgtactttggctctcgtggacttgctcagattttcttcagtttcaccttgaacttgcatatgagcaattattatctgttccacagtcagctccttgCGTGTTCTgtcggatgatattgagcttttccatcgtctctttccacagttgtagtcgatttgatttctgtgcattccatctggcaaggtccatgtgtatagtcaccatttatgttgttgaaaaaaggtatttgcaatgaagaagtcattgatctgcAAAAGTCAATCATGaggtctccagcatcatttctatcaccaaggccatattttccaactaccgatgcttctttgtttccaatgtttgcgttccaatcagcagtaattatcaatgcatcttgattgcgtgttcgatcgatttcagactgcaaaaactggtaaaaatcttcaatttcttcatctttggccttagtggttggtgagtaaatttgaataatagtaatgttaacaggtcttccttgtaggagtatggatattatcctgtcactgacagcgtcatacttcaggacagatcttgaaacattctttttgatgatgaatgcaacaccattcctcttcaagctgtcattcccagaatagtagactatacaattgtcggattcaaaatggccaataccagtccatttcagctcattaatgcttaggatatcgatgtttacttcttccatttcatatttgacaatttctaattttcctaaattcatactttgtacactccaggttccaattattaacggatatttgcagctgtttcttctcattttgagtcatgccacatcagaaaatgaagataCCAAGAGCTTTACTCCATTTAAGGCATTAAGGttgactactttgaggaggcacctctttcccagttgcaggctgttaatgagtcttcctccaattctgatgtatagtccaggttctcagactatttgctcagcagacagattgtgtaagtatggtgaaaggatactaccctgttgcacacctttgatgattttaaaccacacagtatcccctcattttgtttgagcaactgcctcttggcctatgtacagctttcacatgagcacaattaagtattctggaattcccactctttgcaatgttatccataattcgttatgatccacacagttgaaaacatatgcgtagtcaataaaacacaggtaaatacctttctggtattctctgctttcagtcaaggtcTATGTtgtccaccactcgtctgtcagtttgttctactatggtggcttgtgtgttgctgtgatgctggaaactatgccaccggtatttcaaacaccagcagagtcacccatggggACAAGATTCAGCTGAATGTCCAGACTAAGATGTACGAGGAAGAAGAACCAGGTgagctacttctaaaaagaattggccagcaaaaaccttatgaatggcaaggaaatattgtctgatatagtgcaggaagatgagccccttaggttgaaggcattcaaaataaaactggggaagagctgcttccttaaaatagagttgaccttaatgatgtggatggaataaaccTTTCAGgtccttcatttgttgatgtggcaaaACTTTAAACGAGAAAAAATAGCTGCAGTCATCCATTAATAACTAGAacgtggaatatatgaagtataaatctaggaaaattggaagttttcaCAAAAGAAATAGAATGTATAAAggtgatatcctaggcattagtgaactgaaatgaactgctattggccattttgcatcagacaatcatatcgtctactatgtcaggaatgaaaaaatgaaaaggaatggcattgtacTAATCACTTGTAATCATTATACCACTTGATCCCACATCAGACTTTTCTAATCAAAGAATTTATCTAACCCTTCCTTCCAACCTTCTAAGGTAATGAAATTCCTCTTGCCAATAGTTTTAGAAGGGGATATGCCCCGATTCTGGCTGATGACATAGGATGTGTTCTGGATGAGTACTTTGAAAGATTATCTCTCGATTACAGAGAACCAGTAGGAAGcagttttctctttctggctATTGTATCTAAAATGACCCCTGTGCCACTGCAGGCATTGGTGACAGGAACATATTTAGGAAGAAACCAACACATGCAGCTGTGAAATGGAGCCCTGCATTCTGTAGATTCAGGACTACCCTATCTCTGAAATCTGTTTTTTTACCATTTGATCCTATATGAGTTGAAACTTTTCTCTTAGTATAGCTGAAGACATTCTCACTCATAGAGTTGAAGTATCTCAAATCTATACGAAAAAAATGTGAacgaatataaaaaaaaaacccactgcaatcgagtcaattctgactcatagcaaccctgcaggacagagtaaaactgctccacagggtttccaaggagcacctggcagattcaaactgaatATAAATACACCAGATTTATAGATGACTAAACTGAACTcactgttattattgttagttgctgtcaagttgactgggACTCATGGTGTCTCCATGTGTTACAGGACagaattactccatagggttttcttagctttaatctttacagaaacagattgcaaggccttttcttcaacagtacctctgggtggatttgaaccatcaacctttaggttagcagttcagtgtaaaccatttgtaccacctagggggtTCAAACTGAGCTTAGAAAGCTCAAATAAATATTCAATATCCAGAAAGCTATTGCATAGAAGAGGTAGAATTCATACCCAAGTGGTCTGATGTGAAATTTTCACCCTTACCCATTACGATCTCTGGATTCTTACTATTCAAAGAATTTGGCCAGATTTTCTGAATCACTATTGTTTATTTCCCTCTGGCATATTTTAatagcatcatggattgaattgtgtcccccaaaaatatgtgtatcagtttggataggccatgattcccagtattgtgtgattgtccaccattttgttgtctgatatgattttcctgtgtgttgtaaatcctatctctatgatgttgctatgatgttgatgaggtagtATTCCTGgcctttatgttaatgaggcaggactcaatctacaagattacattgtgtttaagctaatctcttttgagatggaaGACAcacaagagagaaatgagcagagagacagggggacttcatgccaccaagaaagaagcactgggaacatagcatgtcctttggacccgggggtcCCCACATGGGAAAGCTTCTTGACCGACCAGAGggagattggtgacaaggaccttcctccagagctgacagagagagaaagccttcccctagagctgacgccttgaattcagacttctagcctactagactgccaGCCAATAAACCTCTGCTTGTCAAAGCCACTCATTTGAGATATTTCTatcataacagcactagataacaaagacaaacaTTTTAAGCCCTGTGCAGGTGACACATTAATGGAAAGAAGATATTTTAGAGATGAGTTTCCTCAAGGTGCCCATCATttccttgttcctcaggctgtagatgaaggggttcagcatgggtgTGACCATGGTGTGCATCAATGATGCAACTGCACTTTTTCtagaggagagagtagctgcAGAGTTAAGATACACCCCAAAACCTGTCCCGTAGAACAAGGAAACAACTGAGAGGTGAGACCCACAAGTAGAAAAAGCTTTATGCATTCCTCCTGTTGAAGGCATTTTCAGGAGGGAAGAGACAATTTTCAGGTAAGAGAAAATGATCCCAAGAAAGGTTCCAGCACCCAAAATGCTAGTCATAAAATATAACAGGATGTTATTGAAGAGGGTGTCAGAACAGGCAAGCTTGAGGACCTGAGGAAGTTCACAGAAAAACTGGGGGATTTCCAGATCCGTGCAGAAGGACAGACGCAGCACCATCAGACTGTGGAGCAGGGCATTCATGATGCTAATGACCAAGGAGAATAGAATCAGCAGGCCACAGAGGCGGGGGTTCATGATGACCGTGTACCACAGTGGGTGACAAATGgctacatagcggtcataggccattgctgCAAGGAGACAATTTTCCAAACAAGCAAAAACCAGGAAGAAGCAGATCTGGGTAAGGCAGCCTGTGTAACTGATGGATTTGCTCTGTGTCTGAATGTTCACCAGCATCTTGGGGACCGTAGTggtgctgaaacagatgtcactgaaggacaggttggagaggaagaagtacatgggggtgtggaggtgagaGTCTGAGTTGACAGCCAAGACGATGAGCAGGTTCCCAAGCACAGTGACCAGGTACATGGTCAGGAACATTCCAAGAAGAAGCTGCAGTTCTGGATTCTCTGAGAAGCCTAGGAGGAGGAATTCTGCTACATCTGTTTGGTTTTCTGATTCCATATAGTTGATGATTCTGATGGGAAGAACAGAGATGGGATACAcagcagatgttcaaagatcccGTATTTTAGAGAAACACTCTAATCTATATTGTGAAATGAAATGAACACTATAAATCTTTCCtgtggttctctctctctctctctttctcacctcctcttctttctcctccctccttttctctctccctccccctctgtTCTCTTTCCTCCTACACTGTCATTTCTTTCTGTCCTCCTTTCACTTCCTCTACCATACCTTTGCAAATTTTAAGTACCTACTCTTTTTCCACAGTTGTCAACTAGCATAAATATAATTTGAAAtgatatataaatattttctgaagaaTTTTCTGACCATTGCAAATTAGCAGGAAAATCAAAATCATATGATGTTAAATATGTGTTTCGGAAGAGTGGTTCTCCAACTTTCTTGCATCAGAGTCAGCTGGAGTTCCTGCTAAAATTCAGATTGCTGGGCACCACCCTTAGAG
This DNA window, taken from Elephas maximus indicus isolate mEleMax1 chromosome 3, mEleMax1 primary haplotype, whole genome shotgun sequence, encodes the following:
- the LOC126072097 gene encoding olfactory receptor 7G3-like is translated as MESENQTDVAEFLLLGFSENPELQLLLGMFLTMYLVTVLGNLLIVLAVNSDSHLHTPMYFFLSNLSFSDICFSTTTVPKMLVNIQTQSKSISYTGCLTQICFFLVFACLENCLLAAMAYDRYVAICHPLWYTVIMNPRLCGLLILFSLVISIMNALLHSLMVLRLSFCTDLEIPQFFCELPQVLKLACSDTLFNNILLYFMTSILGAGTFLGIIFSYLKIVSSLLKMPSTGGMHKAFSTCGSHLSVVSLFYGTGFGVYLNSAATLSSRKSAVASLMHTMVTPMLNPFIYSLRNKEMMGTLRKLISKISSFH